One genomic window of Streptomyces sp. NBC_00237 includes the following:
- a CDS encoding glutamate--cysteine ligase, with protein sequence MGEKVVADGFDLSDRQRYRHKLHQCLEGLGRLLKEKQFDRPKNLMGLEIELNLAGPDGLPKMMNAEVLERIASRDFQTELGMFNLEVNIVPHRLGGRVLDQLAEELRTGLGYAHRKAAEVDAGIVMIGILPTLGRDDLVHANLSDVDRYELLNEQIVTARGEAFQLDIEGVERLTCTSESIVPESACTSVQLHLQVTPGRFADVWNAAQAVAGAQIAVGANAPFLFGQELWRESRPPLFTQATDTRPPELIAQGVRPRTWFGEGWVESAYELFEENLRYFPALLPICDEEDPLRVLDDGGVPQLKEMVLHNGTVYRWNRPVYGIADGVPHLRVENRVLPAGPTVTDVIANAAFYYGLVRALAEDSRPVWRRMAFEDAEANFDAACRYGIEAEMVWPRAGRGGGVQKVSAVKLVREELLPLASAGLDAWGVEAADRDRYLGVIEERCRRRVNGASWQVDTYHRAVEAGLGREAALAAMTRRYGELMWGGEPVHLWPVGFPGPG encoded by the coding sequence ATGGGTGAGAAGGTCGTGGCAGACGGATTTGATCTGTCGGACCGGCAGAGGTACCGGCACAAGCTCCACCAGTGTCTGGAGGGGCTCGGGAGGTTGCTGAAGGAGAAGCAGTTCGACCGGCCGAAGAATCTCATGGGGCTGGAGATCGAGCTGAATCTCGCGGGGCCCGACGGACTGCCGAAGATGATGAATGCCGAGGTGCTGGAGCGCATTGCGAGCCGGGATTTCCAGACGGAACTCGGGATGTTCAACCTTGAGGTCAATATCGTTCCGCACCGGTTGGGCGGAAGGGTTCTCGATCAATTGGCGGAGGAACTGCGGACGGGGCTCGGATATGCCCATCGCAAGGCCGCCGAGGTCGATGCGGGGATCGTGATGATCGGGATTCTGCCCACGTTGGGGCGGGACGATCTGGTGCATGCCAACCTGTCGGACGTGGACAGGTACGAGCTGCTGAACGAGCAGATCGTGACGGCCAGGGGCGAAGCCTTCCAGCTGGACATCGAAGGCGTGGAGCGGTTGACGTGCACGTCGGAGTCGATCGTGCCCGAGTCGGCCTGTACGTCGGTGCAGTTGCATCTCCAGGTAACGCCGGGGCGGTTCGCGGACGTGTGGAACGCGGCACAGGCGGTGGCCGGGGCGCAGATCGCGGTGGGGGCCAACGCCCCGTTCCTGTTCGGGCAGGAGCTGTGGCGGGAGTCGAGGCCGCCGCTGTTCACGCAGGCGACCGACACCAGGCCGCCGGAGCTGATCGCGCAGGGGGTGCGGCCGCGTACCTGGTTCGGGGAGGGGTGGGTGGAGTCGGCGTACGAGTTGTTTGAAGAGAACCTGAGGTACTTCCCGGCGTTGCTGCCGATCTGTGATGAGGAGGACCCGCTGCGGGTGCTGGACGACGGTGGGGTGCCGCAGCTGAAGGAGATGGTGCTGCACAACGGGACCGTGTACCGGTGGAACCGGCCGGTGTACGGGATCGCGGACGGGGTGCCGCACCTGCGGGTGGAGAACCGGGTGTTGCCCGCGGGGCCGACGGTGACCGATGTGATCGCCAATGCGGCCTTCTACTACGGGCTGGTACGGGCGCTCGCCGAGGATTCCCGGCCGGTGTGGCGGCGGATGGCGTTCGAGGACGCGGAGGCGAACTTCGACGCGGCGTGCCGGTACGGGATCGAGGCGGAGATGGTGTGGCCGCGGGCCGGGCGGGGCGGGGGTGTTCAGAAGGTGTCGGCGGTGAAGTTGGTGCGGGAGGAACTGTTGCCGCTTGCCTCGGCGGGGCTGGACGCGTGGGGGGTGGAGGCGGCGGACCGGGACCGGTATCTCGGGGTGATCGAGGAGCGGTGCCGGAGGAGGGTGAACGGGGCTTCCTGGCAGGTGGATACGTATCACCGGGCGGTGGAGGCGGGGTTGGGGAGGGAGGCGGCGCTGGCGGCGATGACGCGGAGGTATGGGGAGTTGATGTGGGGTGGGGAGCCGGTGCATTTGTGGCCGGTGGGGTTTCCGGGGCCTGGTTGA
- a CDS encoding CPBP family intramembrane glutamic endopeptidase: protein MAEVASGGSVQEGQVGLSRRVLGTELVIVLALSLGASGVSALIRFVGALTRPGGLKDQAANLNSSAAPGRPWLDLTWQLFGISTALVPVALVAYLLLREGSGLRQIGFDRLKPWSDLGRGTLVAAGIGSAGLAFYLVMNAAGFNLTVVPESLPEVWWKYPVLVLSAIQNSVLEEVIVVGYVLRRLGQLGWTPMAALIASSVLRGSYHLYQGIGGFIGNVVMGVVFVLLYRKWGRVGPLVAAHALLDIGAFVGYAVLAGKVGWLPTL from the coding sequence ATGGCTGAGGTGGCTTCTGGGGGGTCGGTGCAGGAGGGGCAGGTGGGCCTCAGCAGGCGGGTGTTGGGGACCGAGTTGGTGATTGTGCTGGCTCTGTCGCTCGGGGCCAGTGGGGTTTCGGCGCTGATTCGGTTCGTCGGGGCGTTGACCCGGCCGGGTGGGCTGAAGGATCAGGCGGCGAACCTGAATTCTTCCGCTGCGCCCGGGAGGCCGTGGCTGGATCTGACGTGGCAGTTGTTCGGGATCTCGACGGCGCTGGTGCCCGTGGCGCTCGTCGCGTACCTGCTGCTGAGGGAGGGGAGCGGGCTGCGCCAGATCGGGTTCGACCGGTTGAAGCCGTGGTCGGACCTGGGGCGCGGGACGCTGGTCGCGGCGGGAATCGGGAGTGCCGGGCTCGCCTTCTACCTCGTGATGAACGCGGCCGGGTTCAACCTCACGGTGGTCCCTGAGTCGCTGCCCGAGGTGTGGTGGAAGTACCCCGTGCTCGTTCTGTCGGCGATCCAGAACTCCGTTCTGGAGGAGGTCATCGTCGTCGGGTACGTGCTGCGCAGGCTGGGGCAGTTGGGATGGACGCCGATGGCGGCGCTGATCGCGAGCTCCGTGCTGCGTGGGTCGTACCACCTGTACCAGGGGATCGGCGGCTTCATCGGGAACGTCGTGATGGGCGTCGTCTTCGTCCTGCTGTACCGGAAGTGGGGGCGGGTGGGGCCGCTGGTGGCGGCCCACGCGCTGCTCGACATCGGGGCGTTCGTGGGGTACGCGGTGCTGGCCGGGAAGGTGGGCTGGCTGCCCACCCTCTGA
- a CDS encoding DUF5999 family protein, with the protein MCQHQPPCPTAESADREAAHPMAHHPEQGWSLLCNGVLLFEDTGELLPNGQIIAPHRPLDVATAA; encoded by the coding sequence ATGTGCCAGCACCAGCCACCCTGCCCGACCGCCGAATCCGCAGACCGGGAGGCCGCCCATCCGATGGCGCACCACCCGGAGCAGGGCTGGAGCCTGCTGTGCAACGGCGTCCTCCTCTTCGAGGACACCGGCGAACTCCTGCCGAACGGGCAGATCATCGCACCGCACCGCCCACTGGACGTGGCCACCGCTGCCTAG
- the gcvP gene encoding aminomethyl-transferring glycine dehydrogenase, whose product MTANRRIPLVELERGIPFEQRHIGPDGEAQAKMLAQVGYGSLDELTAAAVPDAIKNAEALGLPDARTEAEVLAELRTLADRNQVLAPMIGLGYYGTFTPPVILRNVMENPAWYTAYTPYQPEISQGRLEALLNFQTMVAELTGLPTSGASLLDEGTAAAEAMSLARRVGKVKNGVFLIDAETLPQTVAVIQTRAEPTGVDVVVADLSDGIPAEIAERGVFGVLLQYPGASGVVRDIKPVIDAAHELGAIVTVAADLLALTLLTSPGELGADIAVGTTQRFGVPMGFGGPHAGFMAVRDKFARSLPGRLVGVSVDADGNKAYRLALQTREQHIRREKATSNICTAQVLLAVMAGMYAVYHGPEGLKGIARRTHRYASILAEGLTAGGVEVVHGTYFDTLTVRVPGRADEVVAAARENGVNLRRVDGDLVSVACDETTARAQVAAVWAAFGVEGDIVALDGTVGEALPEGLLRTDAYLTHPVFHQHRSETAMLRYLRKLADRDYALDRGMIPLGSCTMKLNATTEMEPVTWPEFGQIHPFAPVDQAAGYLTLIRELEERLAEVTGYDAVSIQPNAGSQGELAGLLAVRAFHRANGDEQRTVCLIPSSAHGTNAASAVMAGMKVVVVKTADDGEVDVEDLRAKIEQYRDELSVLMITYPSTHGVFEEHVADICATVHEAGGQVYVDGANLNALVGLAKPGKFGGDVSHLNLHKTFCIPHGGGGPGVGPVGVRAHLAPYLPNHPLQPSAGPEAGVGPISAAPWGSAGILPISWAYVRLMGGEGLKRATQVAVLAANYIAKRLEPHYPVLYTGPNGLVAHECIVDLRPLSKATGVSVDDIAKRLIDYGFHAPTMSFPVAGTLMIEPTESENLYELDRFCDTMIAIRGEIEKVAAGEWPAEDNPLCNAPHTAAALGGAWEHPYSREEAVFPAGVSAADKYWPPVRRIDGAFGDRNLVCSCPPMDEYDN is encoded by the coding sequence ATGACTGCCAACCGTCGTATTCCGCTCGTAGAGCTTGAGCGTGGCATTCCCTTTGAGCAGCGTCACATCGGCCCTGATGGGGAAGCTCAGGCCAAGATGCTCGCGCAGGTCGGCTACGGGTCGCTCGACGAGCTGACCGCCGCCGCGGTGCCGGACGCCATCAAGAACGCCGAGGCGCTGGGTCTCCCGGACGCGCGCACCGAGGCCGAGGTGCTGGCTGAGCTCCGTACGCTCGCCGACCGCAACCAGGTGCTGGCCCCGATGATCGGGCTGGGGTACTACGGGACCTTCACTCCGCCGGTCATCCTGCGCAACGTCATGGAGAACCCGGCCTGGTACACGGCGTACACGCCGTACCAGCCGGAGATCTCGCAGGGGCGGCTCGAAGCGCTGCTCAACTTCCAGACGATGGTGGCCGAGCTGACCGGGCTGCCGACGTCGGGGGCTTCCCTGCTCGACGAGGGCACCGCCGCCGCCGAAGCCATGTCGCTCGCGCGGCGGGTGGGCAAGGTGAAGAACGGGGTGTTCCTGATCGATGCGGAAACGCTTCCGCAGACCGTTGCCGTGATCCAGACACGGGCCGAGCCGACCGGCGTGGACGTTGTCGTCGCCGACCTGAGTGACGGCATTCCGGCAGAGATCGCCGAGCGCGGTGTGTTCGGCGTGCTGCTCCAGTACCCGGGTGCTTCCGGTGTGGTGCGGGACATCAAGCCGGTGATCGATGCCGCGCACGAGCTGGGCGCGATCGTCACCGTCGCCGCTGATCTGCTGGCGTTGACGCTGCTGACGTCGCCGGGTGAGCTCGGGGCCGACATCGCGGTCGGTACGACGCAGCGGTTCGGCGTTCCGATGGGCTTCGGCGGGCCGCACGCCGGGTTCATGGCCGTGCGGGACAAGTTCGCGCGCAGCCTCCCGGGGCGCCTCGTGGGCGTGTCGGTGGACGCGGACGGGAACAAGGCGTACCGGCTGGCGCTGCAGACGCGTGAGCAGCACATCCGTCGTGAGAAGGCGACGAGCAACATCTGTACGGCGCAGGTGCTGCTGGCCGTCATGGCCGGGATGTACGCCGTCTACCACGGGCCCGAGGGGCTGAAGGGGATCGCGCGGCGTACGCACCGCTACGCGTCGATCCTGGCCGAGGGGCTGACGGCCGGTGGCGTCGAGGTCGTGCACGGCACGTACTTCGACACGCTGACCGTACGGGTTCCGGGCAGGGCCGACGAGGTCGTCGCCGCCGCGCGCGAGAACGGTGTGAACCTCCGCCGCGTCGACGGCGACCTGGTGTCCGTGGCGTGTGACGAGACCACCGCGCGGGCTCAGGTCGCCGCCGTGTGGGCCGCGTTCGGGGTCGAGGGCGACATCGTCGCGCTGGACGGGACCGTCGGCGAGGCGCTGCCCGAGGGGCTGCTGCGCACGGACGCGTACCTTACGCACCCCGTCTTCCACCAGCACCGCTCCGAGACGGCGATGCTGCGCTACCTGCGCAAGCTCGCCGACCGGGACTACGCGCTGGACCGGGGCATGATCCCGCTGGGTTCGTGCACGATGAAGCTGAACGCGACGACCGAGATGGAGCCGGTGACCTGGCCCGAGTTCGGGCAGATCCACCCCTTCGCGCCGGTCGACCAGGCCGCCGGTTATCTGACGCTCATCCGTGAGCTGGAGGAGCGGCTCGCCGAGGTCACCGGGTACGACGCGGTGTCGATCCAGCCCAACGCCGGTTCGCAGGGTGAGCTGGCCGGTCTGCTGGCGGTGCGGGCGTTCCACCGGGCGAACGGCGACGAGCAGCGGACCGTCTGTCTGATTCCGTCGTCGGCGCACGGGACCAACGCGGCGAGCGCGGTCATGGCCGGGATGAAGGTCGTGGTCGTGAAGACCGCGGACGACGGCGAGGTCGACGTCGAGGACCTGCGGGCGAAGATCGAGCAGTACCGCGACGAGCTGTCGGTGCTGATGATCACGTACCCGTCCACGCACGGTGTCTTCGAGGAGCACGTCGCGGACATCTGCGCGACCGTGCACGAGGCCGGCGGGCAGGTGTACGTCGACGGGGCGAACCTGAACGCGCTGGTGGGGCTGGCGAAGCCGGGCAAGTTCGGCGGCGACGTCTCGCACCTGAACCTGCACAAGACCTTCTGCATCCCGCACGGCGGCGGCGGTCCCGGCGTCGGTCCGGTCGGTGTGCGCGCGCACCTCGCGCCGTACCTGCCCAACCACCCGCTCCAGCCGTCCGCCGGGCCCGAGGCGGGCGTCGGGCCGATCTCCGCCGCGCCGTGGGGGTCCGCCGGGATTCTGCCGATCTCGTGGGCGTACGTACGGCTCATGGGCGGTGAGGGCCTGAAGCGGGCCACACAGGTGGCGGTGCTGGCCGCGAACTACATCGCGAAGCGGCTGGAGCCGCACTACCCGGTGCTGTACACGGGACCGAACGGTCTCGTCGCGCACGAGTGCATCGTGGACCTGCGTCCGTTGTCGAAGGCGACGGGTGTCAGTGTCGACGACATCGCGAAGCGGCTCATCGACTACGGCTTCCACGCGCCGACCATGTCGTTCCCGGTGGCCGGGACGCTCATGATCGAGCCGACGGAGAGCGAGAACCTGTACGAGCTGGACCGGTTCTGCGACACGATGATCGCGATCCGGGGCGAGATCGAGAAGGTCGCGGCGGGCGAGTGGCCGGCCGAGGACAACCCGCTCTGCAACGCCCCGCACACGGCGGCAGCGCTCGGCGGTGCGTGGGAGCACCCGTACAGCCGCGAGGAGGCCGTGTTCCCGGCCGGGGTTTCGGCGGCGGACAAGTACTGGCCGCCGGTGCGCCGGATCGACGGTGCGTTCGGCGACCGCAATCTGGTCTGCTCGTGCCCGCCGATGGACGAGTACGACAACTGA